The following are from one region of the Verrucomicrobiota bacterium genome:
- a CDS encoding glycosyltransferase family 4 protein, which yields MKIAMVVPDNRDEFHRWDQAEPEFGPAPSALLEGLASRSDCEVHVVSCTHRPMRAPAKLAPNVSFRLVEVGSWGWMRGGYIGCVTAVRRVLRAIRPDIVHGQGTERYCALAAGWSGFPNLVTVHGNMRAIARVHRARPLSFQWLTARLESIALRRTHGVVCLTRHTEHQVARLARRMWCVPNAVDRSFFDVVPSPRERPLVLCVATISHLKNSARLLGALDPLAAEHAFELVCLGFAPGRDPYVKEFFRLLQARPWARHAGYATRPQLQAFLREASVLVLPSIEDNCPMAVLEAMAAGVPVAASTAGGIPELVEPEVTGLLFDPLDERAMAGAVRRLIVDRAMARQLALTARERARRLFSPDLVAARHMEIYREAMDATRVRPGA from the coding sequence ATGAAGATCGCGATGGTCGTGCCGGACAACCGGGACGAATTCCACCGGTGGGATCAGGCCGAACCCGAGTTTGGCCCGGCTCCTTCGGCGCTGCTGGAGGGCCTCGCATCGCGGAGCGATTGCGAAGTCCACGTCGTCAGTTGCACCCACCGGCCGATGCGCGCGCCGGCGAAGCTTGCGCCGAACGTGAGCTTCCGCCTCGTCGAAGTGGGCTCGTGGGGTTGGATGCGCGGTGGATACATCGGATGCGTCACTGCCGTGCGTCGCGTGTTGCGCGCGATCCGGCCGGACATCGTCCACGGGCAGGGCACCGAGCGTTACTGCGCGCTGGCTGCGGGTTGGTCGGGGTTTCCAAACCTCGTCACCGTGCACGGAAACATGCGCGCCATCGCGCGGGTCCATCGCGCACGCCCGCTCTCGTTCCAATGGCTGACGGCGCGGCTTGAATCCATCGCGTTACGCCGCACGCACGGCGTGGTTTGCCTCACCCGTCACACGGAGCATCAGGTGGCGCGGCTGGCGCGGCGGATGTGGTGCGTGCCGAACGCCGTGGATCGAAGTTTCTTCGATGTTGTGCCGTCGCCCCGCGAGCGGCCGCTCGTCTTGTGCGTCGCAACCATTTCTCACTTGAAGAATTCGGCGCGCCTGCTGGGGGCACTGGACCCGCTCGCCGCGGAGCACGCGTTCGAGCTTGTCTGCCTCGGATTCGCGCCCGGGCGAGACCCGTATGTGAAGGAATTCTTCCGCCTGCTGCAGGCGCGGCCGTGGGCGCGGCATGCGGGTTACGCGACGCGCCCGCAGTTGCAGGCGTTCCTTCGTGAGGCCTCGGTGCTCGTGCTGCCGTCGATCGAGGACAACTGTCCGATGGCCGTCCTCGAGGCGATGGCAGCGGGCGTGCCCGTCGCCGCGAGCACCGCGGGCGGCATTCCAGAACTCGTCGAGCCGGAAGTGACGGGCTTGCTCTTTGACCCGCTTGATGAGCGGGCCATGGCCGGCGCGGTGCGGCGTCTCATCGTGGACCGCGCCATGGCCCGGCAGCTCGCGCTCACTGCGCGGGAACGTGCGCGCCGGCTTTTCTCGCCCGATCTGGTCGCGGCGCGGCACATGGAGATTTACCGCGAGGCCATGGATGCCACCCGCGTGCGGCCGGGCGCGTGA